The segment CACCGCCTCCCGCTCCATTGTATAGACCAAACGCAAACACCAACTCCATGGTATCGGGTGTATCGTCAGGCTCCGGTATCTCTGGCGTCTCTTCCGGTTCCGGCGTCATCGAAATAGTAATGGACGACGAACCAATTCCCATGATCCCAAAGAGCAAAACTCCTACCATCTTATCCTCATCAACAATGAACTCTAGTTCTATACTAGAACCACCTCCGATTCCACCCACTCTCGGGCGTCGCCGTACATCATCTGTCTCccacatatacacacataacCGCGGTCGTTCTGAGACGGACAACTCACTCTCAAACCGATTCTCACGAGCTGCAGAACGTTTGAGAAGCGCTAGCCGTGGTAGGAATAATTCGAGCCCTATTGTTGATAAGGGAGTTACAAAAAGCCCAATTGAGAATGGTGGGAGTCCATATGAAAGTATTCCTCCTCCCACTTGGTCTGTACCACCTCCACTTAATAGGAGTGCTACAACTACTCCTTCGAGTGGAATGCAGATGGAGAGACATCCTCTGGAAGTGAGAGCCGCGTATCATGGGACTATGGAAGGTGGAATGATTTGATCATCTCTATTTCTTTCGCATAATACGGCGTTTTTGCTTCTGATTTCGTTTATATTCTTcctttgatattgaaattgcttcaatcttctcatcttcgaTTCTCGATACcctttctattcttttttcaaCGATGcccttcatttcttctcatttcaaACGTAAACAAACGCATAACGGCCTCTATTTCACATTCTCATAACATTAATTTGATGAACGAAAAGGTGGGCTGGATTGGAAAATTATTCATACAACATTCTTGACTGTCATTTAcaaacaagaaaaacaagatTACATAAGAAGcagaaagataaaaattgGCTCAGGCTTATGATGATATTATGAGTCTTTATAAGAGATGCGACAGGCTCTACTGGTTTTGATGGATATTCGTGGTATTTTTttgttgatgaggaagagaaatttGTTCATAATACTGTATATTTACTTCTGCACTATccttgaatatatatatacacatgcAAACTTATGTTTTCTTTATTTGCCTTTCTTTGCGGTTGTTTGCAGTTGTTTAGAGACGGCATGGTATGCTGCTTCACCCACTCTTTTGGCACTTGCAATTATTTCAGTTTGGTTACTGGGTAGAAGTGGGGGACTAAGTAACGCTTTGTTCCATTGATTCGGGATCGCGGTATTGAGAAGGTTTCAGAGACATGATACGTGTCTTGAAGGACAGTAGAATGAAGGCGAGACAGTATAAGCACCAGGGCAAAAacaaagatggaaaattgaGGGACAACGGGAcaggaatttgaatatcaacaaaGCACAATACCTAAAGTAGCTTGATACAAGGCAGGAAATGGATGAGAAATAAAATCAGGGCAAGCTTGGAAGTGGAAAACGGTAATGACACAAGGAAAAGAGTGCGGTTGAACAAATGGGCGTGGTCTTTCTTATACTTCTTGCCTCACGGCTGGTTCCTCGTTTGCTTTTGTCTTTTCTGAGGCTGAGTAGGAGAGAATCTTTGATTCATGGCtttatttggatttgttAAGGCTGGAATGTAGGGGAGTGATTGAGAAATTAATCGGCAATTTGATGATACATTTGACTTTTATCTGCATTGCTCTTGGCGACGTGATGGAAGTAATATAATgtggtggtgatgttgaCGACTGAAATGTGTGTGTTGCGATAACTTCATGAGGTATGCCCGAGGAAGCCATGAAGTATTTAAGTGCTTGAGTTTTCTGATTTcaatgggaaaagaaacagAATGTAGACGATCGACTTCTTAAGAGATGGAGTTTCTATCACTTGAGATCACTTGTGCCCCCCCACGCACGAAACTACATGCGTCGAAGAATGTCTGAGTACTTGGAGGTTGTATATAGAACAATATTTCCAAGAAAGAAACCAAAACTTCATATTGCCTAACAACCAGGATCAGATGGCAGTGCAGTATTCAACTTTGAATATCGATTGAAATGTCATGTTAAAGATTGTATATAAACTTTCAGGATGAAGTCACCCAAACCCCCTCCTCAAGACCCCTGCAACACACTCCACGTGATCTTAGAAAAAGTGTCCGAGCGACTAATTTTCTCACCAAATGAATCTCGAACTGAATCTCGAAATTCAGGAATTGGGCTCCGAAAAGACGTGCAGTGAACCTGCAACACCAAAAGTACCTCACAATGAGTGTCTCCCGCCCAGCGCGATGCCTCTTCAACGCGCCTCTTCCATCCCTCCGACCACTAACCCGACGACAAAATTTCCACGCCTCGACTCCCCTCCCCGCACGACGTCGTGCCCGTTTTGCTAGCATAAAACAATCGGAGCTCGATGCTGCACCCGCGAAGGAACTTTACCCTGGATACAGCGACAAAGAGAAATCTTTATTAGGAAAACGATACACCCCGGAGCAAATTGCTGCTATTGAGGCTGCGGAGGAATCTGTCGATGCAGATGATCTGAAAAGTCATGGAGTGATACGGACGGATTTGGGGGGGTTGAAATATATGGATGATTTGAGTTTGACGCAGCCTGTAATCGACAAGAAGATCATGGATTATCGAATTGACCCAAATTGGACGCTGGATCAGGACAAGATCGGAGACGAATTCGTGGCGTACATGGATAAAGTCATGGAGGAAAATCCTGAGGATATAGACCCTGAGGATCCGGAGTGGGAAAAGAAACACAGGCCGAATAGATTGGATTCGCTGAAGGCGCTGCAGAAAGAAATGGGCGATCCAAGTACTTTTGCGATTGCCCCGCAGGTTCCTGGGGATTTCACTAAGGACCCGGGTCAGGCTACGGAGATTGGCAGGGAagtggatgaggaagatgaggagaatCTCGATCCCAGAGATCCGGATGGAATTTACACGAAGTTGCGTCACCAAACTGGACTCACCATGAATGAAATCTTCGACCTCGACACCAAAATCCTGGTCAGTCACCGAGTTGTCAATCAAACTCGTCTGGGTAAAATCGACAGTATGTACGTATTGGCAATTGcaggaaatggaagaggtAGATTAGGCATAGGAGAGGCAAAGGGTCAGGAACCGGAAGATACGAATAATAATGCAAAGATTGCGGCCATTAAGAATATGCAACCAGTTCCGAGATATGAGGAACGAACGATTTATGGGGATGTCGAAGGGAAGGTTAGTGCCGTTGAAGTTAAGCTTATGGCAAGACCTCCAGGTATGTTTTAATTCTtatgttcttcttctcacaTGTTGGGTTCTTTACAATGCGGGGCAAGAAGAGGGGCTAATTCATTCTTAACTTATAGGATTCGGTCTCCGATGTCAAAAacttatttttgatatggcAAAGGCAGTAGGTATCCATGATCTGTCAGCCAAAGTACCACGTTCGAGAAACAAGATGAATACTGTCAAAGCCACCTACCAAGCATTAATGAAACAACGTATACCAGATGAGATTGCcaggggaagaggaaagaaactCGTGGATGTCAGGAAGGTATACTATGGAGGAAAGGTATAAGGGTATACGATGGGCGGATacattgaaagaaaagagaggaaatATGTAAATGTATACTACATATTGTATGAGTACTACTAGATGGATGCGGAAAATGAATGTGCATATTCATGGACTGGCGTAATGCTGGAAATAAGCACAAAAAGCATATGGAAAAGCAAACATGGCATGAATTCATGATATTGCATTTGGGGAAAAGATCTTAGATAaggaaagattttgatatgcAAGTTGCATTACACATGTTATGTGTGGGTATCTTAGTCCAGAACTCCTAAACAACAGATGAAGCAATTCCTCCCTTCCAAATTTCTATCTGACAGTTGTAATTCGTGATATGTCGTAATGATGTACTCTACCATGTCATCAATGGTGTAGAGCTTGCCGCCATAGACTGATCAGAAACTCCTATCATCTCCGCCCTCTCTGTCATATCCGATTCTACTTTCCCATGATGACCTCCATTTCCCGCATATCGAGCCATCTTAACACATTCCTTAAAATTATCGAAAGCCTGGGTTGGTGTGACCTAGTCGAAATTCCATAGTGATCAAGAGAATTAGTTCCACCTCCCTTATCAAATATGCGTAAATATCCTGCTTCTCAATCATGCAATCGTACAGAGAACACCCCCCTCTCCAACAATTTCCACCATCTCTACCACTTTACTCATAATCACCCTCCTcactcccctctcctccaccATCGTCATTCCTCTCCTCACTAATCTGCTGCTGCAGCACAATACTATAAACACTCGCTTTCAACAACGTAAAAACTAAACTTGTTTTCCGCTCCAATTGGCGCAGATTATCAAGGATGTAAGCTGTGGGGTTATTGGACATTGTTTCGAGAGTGTGCGCGAGCTGTTTCGGACTTTGGTGAGCTTTATGAGCCATGTTATAGAATTGGGGTAGGGAAGGAAGAATGGTGAAGGGCAAAGAtgagaaggggagagggctaaaggagagagaaggaagagggaagagaaaagggtAGGGAGACAAACAGTCTTCATATTCTCTGCCAAGCGTTCATACTCATCTAATAAATCTTGTTCTGTAGGTGAAAGATCCTCATTTGTGGGAAGCGGGATATTGGATGCGTCTGTCTCCATGGTTGCGACTGTCTTTTGAATTGTAATCTAGTTGCGATTGTAATTTGCGTTTAGGCGATTTTTGATTGCGATAATCACAGCTGTTGTGGGGATATCAGATAAATGTGCGGACTGAAACTTCGTGAAGGGATGCGGTTTGGAGAAGTTATTTTGTTTGACTTTATGTCGCGCCGTCGTGAAATAGGAACGATTGTCAACCCCGCCATTGCAACAGTCACGTGAACATGACACTCAGACCAGATTTTATGTCACAGCTCGAAGGCACGAGGGCACCTAGGCTCACCGGGAGATGTGCCCTTCATGGACTTGATGCATCTTGACCAATAAGAGTTACCGAGATGGAGTTGACATCACACCACTTGTTAGATCAGAGAATATCAGAAAACAATAGTCAATTATACAgcaatttaatcaattttcaTCATCGACTACATCTCAATCTACGTAACTTGAGACGTCTTATTTCACAATGATcgcttcattcattctcccAAAACTCCGCTTGCTCTTCAATATATGTATAGTTTTCACTCCTTCAAATGCTCTATCACTTCGACCACTTGTCTAGCTCCTTACGATCCTCCTGGTCCTCCCAACAAAGCGAACCTTCGGACAATGCTTGGACCTATCTCATCATACTCTGTTTGATATTAGTATAATGCATCTGACCGACAGGAAAACCCAGTATAACTTACCTGCTTTGGTGTGACAATAAGATCTGAACTCAGGGGTTTGACCCAAAAGACTGCCACCGAACCATGGACCATGTCGTTGTCTCTTGTGGGAAATGACTTGAACTTCCAAACCTCCACTTCTTGCGCCACCACTTCGTGCTTCGCTGGCTCTAATTCTGTCATCCACCAAATGTTTGATATCACGTTGTAACCTGCGACCAAAATCTTTGTATAATGTGCTTCCTCCGGATAGTACAATGTTCTTGTACAGTCCACGACGAACATCAATGGGCGAAGATTGAATAACGCCGTCCACCACTGTTGGAAGAGGAGTCAAGAAATCGGAGGAGTGAATTTCtgggttgaagaagatttctgGTGCAAGGAACCGTTCGTAACCAACATCTACAGTCACTTGACGTCCGCCGGGTTGGGTAACCGTATGCTTCTCAAATCTCGTAGGATCGCGATCGAAACGACCAAATTCCTTAACAATGTCTGGGCAGACGTAACAATActtttctttaatttcaCCGGCAGTCTTCAATGAGGAGTCCGGTTCACCTCTGTCTCGAAGTAAGGATTGGATGAAGTATGTAATGTCTCGACCGGCGATAGgaattgatttaattgaTGATCCAATAACGTATCCTTCCGCAACAGGAATTACGTGTGTCACTCCGTCTCCAGAATCAATTACGGTTCCAGTCAAGGATCGATCAGAAACTTTAGAAGAAGTCCACGACGCAGCCAATGCGAGTA is part of the Botrytis cinerea B05.10 chromosome 13, complete sequence genome and harbors:
- the Bcmrps5 gene encoding Bcmrps5, with product MSVSRPARCLFNAPLPSLRPLTRRQNFHASTPLPARRRARFASIKQSELDAAPAKELYPGYSDKEKSLLGKRYTPEQIAAIEAAEESVDADDLKSHGVIRTDLGGLKYMDDLSLTQPVIDKKIMDYRIDPNWTLDQDKIGDEFVAYMDKVMEENPEDIDPEDPEWEKKHRPNRLDSLKALQKEMGDPSTFAIAPQVPGDFTKDPGQATEIGREVDEEDEENLDPRDPDGIYTKLRHQTGLTMNEIFDLDTKILVSHRVVNQTRLGKIDSMYVLAIAGNGRGRLGIGEAKGQEPEDTNNNAKIAAIKNMQPVPRYEERTIYGDVEGKVSAVEVKLMARPPGFGLRCQKLIFDMAKAVGIHDLSAKVPRSRNKMNTVKATYQALMKQRIPDEIARGRGKKLVDVRKVYYGGKV
- the Bcarp3 gene encoding Bcarp3 translates to MASHTPAVVMDNGTGYSKLGFAGNDSPSFVFPTAIATKNAAGAGAGSGSGRPAVANKPSYLTGGAGPGGHLSMKRGTEDLDFFIGDEALAAASGPGYGINYPIRHGQIDNWDHMERFWSNSIFKYLRVEPEDHYFLLTEPPLNPPENRENTAEIMFESFNCAGLYIAVQAVLALAASWTSSKVSDRSLTGTVIDSGDGVTHVIPVAEGYVIGSSIKSIPIAGRDITYFIQSLLRDRGEPDSSLKTAGEIKEKYCYVCPDIVKEFGRFDRDPTRFEKHTVTQPGGRQVTVDVGYERFLAPEIFFNPEIHSSDFLTPLPTVVDGVIQSSPIDVRRGLYKNIVLSGGSTLYKDFGRRLQRDIKHLVDDRIRASEARSGGARSGGLEVQVISHKRQRHGPWFGGSLLGQTPEFRSYCHTKAEYDEIGPSIVRRFALLGGPGGS